From the genome of Pelobacter propionicus DSM 2379, one region includes:
- a CDS encoding class I SAM-dependent DNA methyltransferase, whose product MTERRDFDTAAQTWDEKPQRVRLGREVAAAMAAALPLSREWDAMDFGCGTGLVTLNLSPLLGSMLGVDSSEKMVEQFNAKAAELGCSTVRAVRLDLEQGELPGGRYHLITCSMTMHHIPDIVPLLASLRSLLHPGGHVAITDLEAEDGSFHGDPVGVFHNGFEQEQFEQMLRQAGFTDISISTVTEIAKDGQVYPVFLATAITP is encoded by the coding sequence ATGACGGAGCGCAGGGACTTTGATACGGCAGCGCAAACCTGGGACGAGAAACCGCAGCGGGTCAGGCTGGGGCGCGAAGTCGCCGCAGCCATGGCAGCGGCCCTGCCGCTCTCCCGCGAGTGGGATGCCATGGATTTCGGCTGCGGAACCGGCCTGGTGACGCTCAACCTGTCTCCCCTGCTGGGCAGCATGCTGGGGGTGGACAGCTCGGAAAAAATGGTGGAACAGTTCAACGCCAAAGCCGCCGAGCTGGGTTGCAGCACTGTCCGGGCGGTGCGCCTCGACCTGGAACAGGGAGAGCTGCCCGGCGGCCGCTACCACCTGATCACCTGCTCCATGACCATGCACCACATCCCGGACATTGTCCCGCTGCTGGCATCGCTGCGCAGCCTGCTGCATCCAGGCGGCCACGTGGCCATCACCGACCTTGAGGCCGAGGATGGCAGCTTCCATGGGGATCCTGTTGGCGTGTTTCACAACGGCTTCGAGCAAGAGCAGTTCGAGCAGATGCTGCGTCAGGCCGGCTTTACGGACATAAGCATTTCGACTGTCACGGAAATCGCCAAGGATGGACAGGTCTATCCGGTGTTTCTGGCCACCGCCATTACCCCCTGA
- a CDS encoding XdhC family aldehyde oxidoreductase maturation factor, translating to MKNFYRAMIELLKNRESFAVATIFDKTGSAPRAEGAKMIVRKDGSIIGTIGGGRLEASAIDLAKQSIPSGRTLIQSFNLTGKDASLSDMICGGSGEILVDVIDGKNDDNLDIYTEVAKITEKNGKGWLVTLLGKNNGSGGVERQQCLVKPDKTLVGTVSCSPYLLEKLVAGPAKITLHSEAFNEQRFLVEPLRQGGTVYLFGAGHVSQKVAALSESVGFRTIVLDDRAEFANQERFPEPIETMVIDNFRKLPQLGIDGDSYLVIVTRGHLYDKDVLEQLLRSGAAYIGMIGSRGKRDLVYQEIIGHGFTQEELDRVYSPIGTNIRAETPEEIAISIVGELVRVRAEKNDGARRQDKGSDAPPCCRIEEGKTGQKA from the coding sequence ATGAAAAATTTCTACAGGGCCATGATTGAGTTGCTCAAAAACCGGGAAAGCTTCGCGGTCGCCACCATCTTCGACAAGACCGGTTCGGCTCCGCGCGCCGAAGGGGCCAAGATGATCGTCCGCAAAGACGGCTCGATCATCGGCACCATCGGCGGAGGACGCCTGGAAGCCAGCGCCATCGACCTTGCAAAGCAGTCGATTCCTTCGGGCAGGACGCTGATCCAGTCATTCAACCTGACCGGCAAGGATGCCTCCCTTTCTGACATGATCTGCGGCGGCTCGGGCGAGATCCTGGTGGATGTCATCGATGGGAAGAACGACGACAACCTGGATATCTATACGGAAGTTGCCAAGATAACAGAAAAAAACGGCAAGGGATGGCTGGTCACCCTGCTGGGGAAAAACAACGGCAGCGGCGGTGTGGAGCGCCAACAGTGTTTGGTGAAACCTGACAAGACCCTGGTCGGCACGGTAAGCTGCAGCCCGTACCTGCTGGAAAAGCTGGTGGCCGGCCCCGCAAAGATAACCCTGCATTCGGAAGCCTTCAATGAGCAGCGCTTCCTGGTGGAACCGCTGCGCCAGGGGGGGACTGTCTATCTGTTCGGCGCCGGACACGTCTCCCAGAAGGTAGCAGCCTTGAGCGAAAGCGTCGGCTTCAGGACAATCGTCCTGGATGACCGGGCCGAATTTGCCAACCAGGAGCGCTTTCCCGAACCGATAGAGACCATGGTGATCGATAATTTCAGGAAACTGCCCCAGCTGGGCATCGACGGTGACAGCTACCTGGTGATAGTCACCCGCGGTCACCTGTACGACAAGGACGTGCTGGAGCAACTGTTGAGAAGCGGCGCGGCCTACATCGGCATGATCGGCAGCCGCGGCAAGCGGGATCTGGTATACCAGGAGATCATCGGCCACGGCTTCACCCAGGAGGAGCTGGACAGGGTCTACTCCCCCATCGGCACAAATATCAGGGCGGAGACCCCCGAGGAGATCGCCATCAGCATCGTGGGCGAACTGGTCAGGGTCAGGGCGGAAAAGAACGACGGAGCCAGGAGGCAAGACAAGGGAAGCGACGCCCCCCCCTGCTGCCGCATCGAAGAGGGAAAAACGGGACAGAAGGCATGA
- a CDS encoding IS1182 family transposase, which yields MKSKFIEVDRETPYLLPPSLQDWLPEKHLARFVVEIVEQLDLRSLKATYAGRGSQPYNPEMLVALLFYGYATGVFSSRKLERSTYDSVAFRFIAANSHPDHDTIATFRRRFLPQLNKLFAQILLIAHQMEVLKLGNVSLDGSKIKANASKHKALSYEHACKLEEQIKAEVGELLKKAEAADRADIPDGMNIPEELERREKRLSAIAAAKVEIEKRAAERHAREQAAYEKKVAERAKKEQATGKKAKGKEPKPPKSGPTAKDQVNLTDEESRIMPTSGGGFEQTYNAQAGVDTASKLIVSAHVTQNPNDKQELTPTLENLAALPEKLGKATDLVADSGYFSETNVTACEENGITPYIAVDRQSHNVPLMERFAEPPPLPEDADSVARMKHRLKTPSGKAIYAQRKVTSEPVFGIIKAVMGFRSFLLRGFEAVKGEWNLVCMAYNIKRLHVLAG from the coding sequence ATGAAATCAAAGTTTATTGAAGTTGACCGGGAAACACCCTATCTGCTCCCGCCATCGCTGCAGGATTGGCTACCAGAAAAGCACTTGGCCCGGTTTGTGGTCGAAATTGTCGAACAGCTCGACCTGCGCTCTTTGAAAGCTACCTATGCCGGCCGAGGCTCGCAGCCCTATAACCCTGAGATGCTGGTAGCATTGTTGTTTTACGGTTATGCGACAGGCGTATTCTCCAGCCGGAAGCTTGAGCGCAGCACCTACGACTCCGTGGCATTCCGGTTCATAGCGGCAAACAGTCATCCTGACCACGATACCATTGCCACCTTCCGCCGGCGTTTTCTGCCGCAACTGAACAAGCTGTTTGCCCAGATTCTGCTGATCGCTCATCAGATGGAGGTGCTGAAACTGGGCAACGTTAGTTTGGATGGCAGCAAAATCAAGGCGAACGCCTCCAAGCACAAGGCGCTGAGCTATGAGCATGCCTGCAAGCTTGAAGAGCAGATCAAGGCTGAGGTTGGCGAACTGCTCAAAAAGGCCGAGGCAGCGGACCGTGCCGATATTCCGGACGGCATGAACATCCCCGAAGAACTGGAACGTCGGGAAAAGCGTCTTTCCGCCATTGCCGCAGCCAAGGTCGAGATCGAAAAACGAGCCGCTGAGCGCCATGCTCGTGAACAGGCCGCTTATGAGAAGAAAGTCGCCGAACGGGCCAAGAAGGAGCAGGCAACGGGCAAGAAGGCCAAGGGGAAAGAGCCGAAACCGCCCAAATCCGGCCCCACTGCCAAAGATCAGGTCAATCTGACCGATGAAGAGTCGCGGATCATGCCGACCTCCGGTGGCGGATTCGAGCAGACGTACAACGCCCAGGCCGGTGTGGATACGGCATCAAAGCTCATCGTTTCGGCCCATGTTACCCAGAATCCCAATGACAAACAGGAGCTGACACCGACCCTGGAGAACCTGGCGGCGCTGCCTGAGAAGCTTGGCAAGGCAACCGATCTGGTAGCTGACAGTGGCTACTTCAGCGAAACCAATGTAACTGCCTGTGAGGAGAACGGGATAACTCCCTACATTGCCGTAGACCGGCAGAGTCACAACGTGCCACTGATGGAGCGCTTTGCCGAACCGCCGCCGTTACCCGAAGATGCCGATTCCGTGGCCAGAATGAAGCATCGCCTGAAGACACCTTCCGGCAAGGCGATCTACGCCCAGCGAAAAGTCACCTCGGAACCGGTCTTCGGCATCATCAAGGCGGTCATGGGATTCAGAAGCTTTCTTCTTCGTGGCTTTGAAGCAGTAAAAGGCGAATGGAACCTCGTCTGCATGGCCTACAACATCAAACGGCTGCATGTCTTGGCCGGATAG
- a CDS encoding thioredoxin family protein has protein sequence MKIEVLAGCCTTDTTLLDAVHAAVRATGVKADVIKVEEDMASIMQYGVMSTPALVIDGRVVCSGTSPTPAEIQKYL, from the coding sequence ATGAAGATCGAAGTGCTGGCAGGTTGTTGCACCACGGACACGACGCTCCTGGACGCGGTTCACGCAGCGGTCAGGGCCACGGGGGTCAAGGCGGATGTGATCAAGGTTGAGGAGGACATGGCGTCGATCATGCAGTATGGCGTGATGAGCACTCCGGCACTGGTCATCGACGGCAGGGTGGTATGTTCCGGCACGAGCCCCACGCCTGCGGAGATCCAGAAATATCTCTGA
- a CDS encoding MarR family winged helix-turn-helix transcriptional regulator → MNDSDRLLHNLHQTTRVIARGINRVLEPWGLSSSEWSLIRALKLHGPQTQRSLAAFLHIEPPAITKSLARLEQRGLIDRSEGMDRRTKTTSLSERAVQLYPQWEERIREHRSSLLAGLSGEQQNELQYLLTHIRENARKYVTPDGKGELEA, encoded by the coding sequence ATGAACGACTCGGACAGACTGCTGCACAATTTACATCAAACCACCCGGGTGATTGCCAGGGGGATCAATCGGGTGCTCGAACCATGGGGACTGTCCAGTTCGGAATGGAGCCTCATACGCGCCCTAAAACTCCACGGCCCCCAGACCCAGCGCAGCCTGGCCGCTTTCCTCCATATCGAGCCGCCAGCCATCACCAAAAGCCTGGCCAGGCTCGAACAGCGGGGGCTGATCGACAGGAGCGAGGGAATGGACCGGCGCACCAAGACAACCAGCCTGAGCGAAAGAGCCGTGCAGCTGTATCCGCAATGGGAAGAGCGCATCAGGGAACACCGCTCGTCGCTGCTTGCCGGCCTTTCCGGGGAACAGCAGAACGAGCTGCAGTATCTTCTGACCCATATCCGTGAAAATGCCCGGAAATACGTGACGCCGGACGGCAAGGGGGAGCTTGAGGCATGA
- a CDS encoding ArsR/SmtB family transcription factor: MQQLAQTFKCLSDPIRLRILMLLQTEGELCVCDLMAVLKLPQSTVSRHLAYLKRSGWLDDRRDGVWMHYTISRDINRLSADLLDLLKRHSPDSDQISRDHESLVKFQTRKGQNEPGCAKCSHPGPGD, encoded by the coding sequence ATGCAACAGCTCGCCCAGACATTCAAATGCCTCTCCGACCCGATCCGCCTGCGTATCCTGATGCTGCTGCAGACGGAGGGGGAACTGTGCGTCTGCGACCTGATGGCGGTGCTGAAACTGCCCCAGTCCACGGTGTCGCGCCATCTGGCCTACCTGAAGCGCTCCGGCTGGCTGGATGACCGGCGCGACGGCGTCTGGATGCACTACACCATCAGCCGCGACATCAACCGGCTCTCCGCCGACCTGCTGGATCTTCTGAAGCGCCACTCCCCGGACAGCGACCAGATCTCCCGCGACCACGAGAGCCTTGTGAAATTCCAGACCCGAAAGGGGCAGAACGAGCCAGGTTGCGCAAAATGCAGCCACCCCGGACCAGGCGACTGA